The following proteins are encoded in a genomic region of Ostrea edulis chromosome 7, xbOstEdul1.1, whole genome shotgun sequence:
- the LOC125671192 gene encoding E3 ubiquitin-protein ligase TRIM36-like, with protein MHPRRSAQEVLLCDLCETVPLQSHCELCNINICVNCAVKHLSDSSKRHKVVPFLHRKSTPNYPKCPDHADKHCEIYCEKCDVPVCSTCVTSGKHKGHDISDVLEKLSAKTESLQKDLEELETRIYPRYEKMVSNVQSEKAELETNYGKLTTAADQQGEVLHREITAIVNQRKSAIAEMKTKHLDALDKNTEEITQKMAELKQIMSDLKSILKSNDVSLTSTYKSRNSEFRTVPPKVRVTVPSFSPQKINKDQLNEMFGSLSPLSINTEHGDTMKSAEAVSSPPVKPLLDEPRVTATIDTGYRELFSVSCLSEDQVWTCGSNETVKLLNLQSELLTSIQTKSGRRPEDIAVTRDGDLVYTDNSNNTVNLIKNKQIQTVITLQGWRPLSVCCTAANDLLVTMISDHRKPSKVVRYSGSTEKQSIQFDDQGRPLYSSGRYTRYISENKNLDICVADCGASAVVVVNQSGKLRFRYTGHPSNTKQSFTPYGITTDSQSHILTADCWNNRIHILDQDGQFLRYIHCDLRFPFGLCVDIRDNLFVAEHGTAKVKKIQYL; from the coding sequence ATgcatccccggcgcagtgcccaggaagtcctactgtgtgacctctgtgaaactgtccccctacagagtcactgtgaactttgtaatataaatatctgTGTTAACTGTGCAGTAAAGCATCTCTCAGACTCGTCTAAAAGACACAAAGTCGTCCCCTTTCTACACAGAAAGTCTACTCCTAACTACCCAAAATGTCCAGACCACGCCGACAAACACTGTGAAATTTACTGTGAAAAATGCGACGTTCCTGTCTGTTCTACTTGCGTCACTTCAGGTAAACATAAAGGTCACGATATATCAGATGTTCTGGAAAAACTCAgcgctaaaacagaaagtttacaaaaagatctAGAAGAATTAGAGACAAGAATTTACCCCCGATATGAAAAAATGGTGTCTAATGTCCAAAGTGAGAAAGCCGAGTTAGAAACGAATTACGGGAAACTGACAACAGCCGCCGATCAACAAGGAGAAGTCTTACACCGGGAGattaccgccattgtcaaccagcggaaatccgccattgcggagatgaaaactaaacatctgGACGCGCTAGATAAAAacacagaagaaatcacacagaaaatggcggaactcaaacagatcatgtccgacttgaaatcaatcctaaaatcaaatgacgtctccttaacctctacttacaaatctaggaattccgaatttagaacagtaccgcctaaagtccgagtCACAGTACCGAGTTTctctcctcagaaaataaacaaagatcagctcaatgaaatgtttggttctctgtcgccattatccattaacacagaacatggcgacacaatgaagtcagcagaagctgtatcgtctcctccagtcaaaccactgcttgatgagccgcgcgtcaccgccaccatagacactgggtatagaGAACTAttcagtgttagctgtctgagtgaagatcaagtctggacatgcgGGAGTAACGAAACCGtgaagctgctcaacctccagagtgaactactgacatcaatacaaaccaagtcagggagACGACCAgaggacatagcagtgacacgggacggagatcttgtttatactgacaaTAGTAATAACACCGTgaacttaattaagaataaacagatacagaccgtgatcacactacaggggtggagacctctctctgtctgctgtaccgcggctaacgatctcctggttaccatgatcaGTGATCATAGAAAACcatccaaagtcgtgcgttactctggctccacagagaaacaaagcattcagtttgatgatcagggacgtcctctctattcatctgGTCGTTACACTAGATACATTagtgagaacaagaacctggatatctgtgtggctgactgtggagctagtgcagtagtggtggtcaatcagtcaggaaaactccgatttagatacactggtcatccctctaataccaagcAATCATTTACTCCAtacggcatcactacagacagccagagtcacatcctgacagcagactgttggaataaccgtatccacatcctagatcaggacggacagttcctccgttacattcactgtgatttacgCTTTCCAttcggtttatgtgtggacatcagagacaacctctttgtggctgagcatggcactgctaaagtgaagaaaatccaatatctataa